TCTCACTAAAAAGAAACAAACTCAAAAGTCAAAGTCTCCTCTTAATTATTATCCTAATTTCATAATCATTTCTCTGTCGTTTATAGAGCAACCAATCATTCTTTGGCTCTTTATCAGCAAAGTGCAAACTACAGAGCAAAAGCTTTGTCTTCAAATACTTGTGAATTCCTTTTTTATGCTTTCAAACAATAACTTTATACaattgtcatttttatttttttgaactaTTAGGAACTATCAGTTTAAAACTCCAAGTAGATAACCACCAGGCTATAGGTGTGATGCATCTTTCATCCTTCACTCTTACATTCATAAACAtacactaattttataattttctacaatttaatgtaattttacttttttgtgaTTCATATGCTTATTATATTAActtatcaaaaacaaaaaattaaatatttatgggCCTTGCTTACTCCTCACATCTCAAGGCTTACGTCTCGCCCCACCCTGCCTTTTGAAACATTACCAACTAACTCATGTCATCGAGGACTTTGAAGATCATTACACAAAAAGCATAGTTTGTCAAAAAGGAATGTTAACTGGCAAGGTGTATGTAAGAACATACAAAAAAACATCTAATCAACAAGACAAACAAAGGGTGAGACAAAACTTGCCAAGCCGATCTAGTACCTTCCATCACCTAACATAAGGCACGTCCTTTTCAACTCAAAAATGGCGGTTTCTGCAGCCTCACTTGATTTGAAGATAACAAATGCTTTTCCTGGTAGTGTTCATGCGAGAGAAAAAAACATCGAGTTCACTGAGAAAAATGTCAATAAATTTTACTTCAGGATTTTAGAATAAGATACACGATGGCCTACCATTTAGGGGATTAGAGAAGGTGTTATGCGGCACCATTTTTGCACTAACCTTTTGCCTTAAGGCATGCCAAACAATATCCTagaatatagaaaatgaaacaCAAAGAAAGATAAATGAGACAAGTTCTTCGAGTATAAAACTAGGAGCAAAAACAACAATGaattaattcaagaaaaaaaccCACCACAATATATATCAGACGAAAAATTTGTCCTGATATATCTATCTCTACCAAATAAAAGGacataagaaaatatttgaggaGAGGCGTGAAACTTTTCTTGAATCAATTTGGATTCATTCCGGGATGCTCAACTATAGAAATCATTCATTTGGTAAGGAGGCTTGGTGGAGCAGTACATAGAGAAGGACACACACATGATTTTCATTAACCTAGAAAAGGCTTACAACAAAGCTCCAAGGAAGGTTCTACAAAGATGCTTGGAGGCTAGAAGTGTACCTGTTGTtgagaatataataaaataatagaaagtaTGCTCTCTCTAAGAGCTTGAGattttagatgagatggtcaCATACTTGAACACATGTGGTCTGATGTGGAGTATATTAAGGAGATCAAGGACATGTACGATGGAGGTAAGACCTCGAAGCACCTCCCATTTTTGATGAGGTTGCACCAAAGCTAAGCCCGTTTATTTGCATTGGTGATGAAGGCATTCACACAACAAATTCAAGGTGAGGTGTCAAGGTGTATGTTATTTGCAGGCAACATAGTTCTGATTGACGAGACTCATGACGAAGCTAATGCTAAGCTGGAGATTTGGAGATAGACCCTGGAGTCAAAAGGATTCAGATTAAGCACGATCAAGACAAATTACTTGGAGTGCAAGTTCAATGATGTAATGTATGACACAGATATGGAAGTGAGGCTCGACATTGGGGGCATCTAAAAGAGAGAAAGTTTCAAGTATTTTGGATctattatagaaaaaaatgaagagatcaaCAAGAATATCATTCACTGCATTAGTGCAGGGTGAATGAAATGGAGGCTTACATATTGAGTTCGTGTGATAAAAAGGTGACACCAAAACTTAGAGACAAGTTCTACAGAGTGGTAGTTAAACCAACTATATTGTATGGGGCGGAGTGTTGGCAGTCACGAACTCTCACGTTCAAAAGTTGAAAGTTGCAGAAATGGCGATACTAGTCATGCTACAATAGTTGTGTGGGCAAACTAGGAGAGATAGGATTAAAAATGAGGATATCTGGGACAAGGTGGGAGTGGCTTCGGTGAAGGACAAAATGCGGGAATCAAAATTGATATCGTTTGGGTAAGCGAAGAGGAGATGTCTAAATGCCCCAGTGTAGAGGTATGAGAGGCTGGCTATGGATGGTTTCAAGAGAGGTAGAGGTAGACCATAGAAGTATTGGGGAGAAGTGATTAGACTGGAAATTGAATGAAGGGCCAGGATCATTTAGCGTTTAATGAATGCTCAAAGGCTGATATGAAGCCAGTAGTAAAAGTAATAGAAACGGCAGAGGCATCCATTATTCTGGAAAACTTATGAacttttctcctctctttcctcaactctcttctctctctttctcttccTCCTTTCTTGTACTACTTTCTGCAGATCTGAGCTATCTATGGAGCTCCAACTTTCCATTTCTATGTCATTACATTTTAGCTTAGCTCTAATCTCAATTTCAGATATATATGACAGTGAATTATCCCCGAAACACTTGCAACTATTGTTTGTTTTCCTTGTTTAATTCTGCTATTTAAGTTAATAACATACCATCACCACTAATGGACTCACTAAATATAGTGGCTTGAAGATGAGAATTAACATTTGTAAGTAAACAAATTTATAGAACAATTCTGAAACTAGATGCAATAACCTTGGTTAACATAAGTTATGTAAGGTTATTCAAAAATTTGCTTTTGGAATTTTCAAGAGGTATAGCAATAATTCAAAAGAGAAGTTAGTTAAAATACAAGAAATGTAATTCAtgtaaaacttttattttcgtcaaaaaaggaagaagaaaagagaaagcaAAAGGGAAAACAAGTTATTACCACATACATTTTGACTTACAAGAGCTTTGGAAACAATATTACCCGAAATAGAAATGGAAACATACACATGTCTACGAAATGAATTAACACAAGAGTTACACCTAATGACACAGTAATATTTCATTTTCCATTCCTCAAATGGACAAAATAAAGCACATATTAAACTGAAATAGACTTAAAATTCATTCTATGTACCTCCACTTCTGTTGATGCATATGAAGGATCAAGATTCTCAAGTAACACAAGTGTGCCACGCTTTTGAGCTGCTTGGAGTCTATCATACCATGGCTGGGCGgaacaaaataatatatgtaaatcACAAAATATAGAGTAAGCTGTTTCGAGGCTAAACACATCATGTACATCTTCTACTTTTGCCTAAATAGTTGAAGCTTACATCATTTTCCCAACCAACTTAACTTCAAAAGAAAACACTTTGGAATAAATATAACAATGGagataggagactaaccccttcgTTAAACCATGTGCTAGCAGCCTGCAAGTAAAAAGATATCATATCAGAACTAAATTCAAAACAGGTTAAGAGGTCTCTTACAGTATCCAATCATTGATATCAGTTATCAACCTGAAGTTTAGTTATACAACAGATGGGGCCAGCAAACAGATACAAATAATCAAGTTACAAGTTTagtacaaacaaaaacaaaaaccagTGTCCGTTCTCATCAAACAAGGATGCAGTACTTCAAAAATCCGGAACCAAAAAAGAAACACTATGCCAGGTATGAGCACTCAGATTATAGAGGGAAACCTTAATATTCAATTTTCGTAGCACTGTTTACAAAACGaaaggaggaaaatgttttctatgTGAATCAAATCCTTCAAAGGACCctaatactttaaaaaaaaaaagaaaaaggaatacCTCCTTCGctcttgttgttacttcaatgACCTGATTTGTGGATTTCATGATCTTATGTTGGTCAAATGCTGTAGTATCTGCAAGGATCATATCCCCGATCAGACAACATCCGTAATAATTTGTTCACTGTCTCTAAGAGAAAGTTACAGGTAAGAAAGAAACCTGATAAGTGTTGAAGCTTCCTCTTCTTCAAAGCATTAGTAGACGGGGTACaatatgaatgttttacttCAGTTCTGGCAACAGTCTTGTCCGTCTTAGAAACATTGCCCTGTCTGCCTTGTCCGCCTAAAATAATTGGGACTTAATTCAGTTCTGGGAATGATCAGATTAACAGTTAAGCTCATATATGAATTTACAAGAATCAACCCATTATCTTTCCGAGTAATCACCTCTTTCTACCAATTCTGTCACCTGACACTGTGAAATGGTAGTGCACTTGTCCGTTCTTGCCATAGCAACATCTTTTGTGGAGGATTTAGTTTGCTTGACCAGAGCCACACGTGGCAATGTCGACTCTGCAAAAGCCGAATTGAAAATAAACACAGGTTGTCGACATCACAACTAAGAATTTACCACACATGTCTACAAGTAGTTACGACTGTTTCTTCCTGGTTGGTCGTCTTTCAGTGTTGTTTTAACTGTTGCTCCTCCAAATGAATGTGGCTTGTCAAGACTTGCTTTTCCTCCATAATGAAGAGGCTGCATCAGATCTGTCACCTTATTAAAGAAGTGTTCCACTGCAGCAGGAGTGAGTGAAATGCCTCAAATCATTGATTTTCAGTATTTAAATGCAGTAGAGTAAGAATGTAAAAACTGAAGAAGCAGATTATACTGCAAACTTATACTCAGAGGCTAGGTTTCAATATAAACCTTCATGCATACAAGTAAGCTAAGCAAAAAGAAATAGACATTTTGGTTCATCCCAAAGAAATTTACATCATACGCCTCACGTGTCTGGCGATGTGTGATACAATAAAAAGAGCACATGTCCACTTCGGTTGACACCAGCATCCTCCCTATACTGACAACTCACAAGTCACAGCAAACACTTACATAGAGTCATTGGAAGATGTTTCTTCTTTATTAATAAGCAAGATTTTGAGGAGAATTTTACAAAACTTATTTTTGGATTAAAAGCTAAGCAAAATGCCAACCATGAAACGTCAAATTATCATAGACATGACTACATCTCTTTAGATATGTCCATCACTACAGTTCTTTGGTTAGTACATTATCCAATGCATTCATTTAAACGAAGCTGTCAGACATAATAAAGACTTCTAAGAAACTTATACCAATATATCCATCACTAGAGCTCCTTAAATTCAAGAACTGGCGCCATGACTTAAAAAGCAGTGAATGAAAGGTAAAAACTGAAAGAAACAAGACCTTGCTCTCAATTCCAAGAATGTTGAAGAAATACTGCACCAGAAGTCATAGAGCTTTGGAGAGTCCTAGGAAACCCAACCCTCTAGATATGCATCAGATAAAAGGCAACACTAATGGGTGAACAGGTGACAAAAAATAGAGGCTGAAACCAAATGACTATGAATGGGAATGCATAAATGAATGTGTAATTGTGAATAGCCATGAAGGTCCAACATCCATTTATTACTATTCTTCCATTTTCCACCTCTATAGAAGAAGCAACCTGAATGCTAGCAATATTGCCTTCACATATCCCAATTTGACTAAAACACTTAAGTGAAATAGTATATTAAGATGTTCTGCTATATATTGCAAAAATTATCTAGTTCTGTCTATTATTCTTTTATCttatcaaaataaagaagacatcaaGTGATGGAGATAATCCTGTAACAAGAACGTGCATGGGCGAGAGCACAGGAAAACCAATAAGCACCTGAGTCAGTTAAATTAGAGTCCTACCCCTTTAAACAGCAATGTAGTGGAAATTATTTTATGGTATTTATATATCTTTATCCTTGTACTTATTTGAATTCTTCATTTAGACAATGTCCTCAAATGTATTACATAATCCTAAGCAACTATAAAACCGAGGTTCCCGAAGAAtttataaaatgttttcaaataagTTGcacaaaattttgagaaaacaaAATTCTGAAAGGTAGTGTCATATGTTAAAGCAGTTCTAACGAAATAAACCAAATGTATGACACAGAAATCTGAGAAGCAGAAACCATTCAAGCATTTAACAAGCTGTTCCATCCAACCATAAAATGCATAACACTGTGGGACTGAATGGAAATGAAGCAACAGAATTAGAGTCGCTGCCTTCAATTTGTGCTATTGAACTTGGAAATTCCTCAGATATCTCCTGAGTGCCGACATCAAAGGTGCGATAAAATAAAAACTCAGCTGTTTCCAAATCTCTGTCTTTTGGCTGAGGGTTTCTCCTATCAATTGATATGCAGACAACATTGCATTTACCGGTAATGGCTTCCTGTAATAATATCTCAAAGAGGTCAGACCATTACATCTAAAAACAGATGAGATTAAAATTATACCTTTAAAAGGCTGAGTGAAAGAATTACCAGTGGATTACAATTTGAAAGCCCTACGCCTTCTCCTGAAGCCAACAGTAACTCATTGTCAAGCACCTTGGTATTACCCAACCAATGAGTTACCTCGGTGGGACGGAAAAACCATACCACCTTGACTAACCTTTTCCGTGTTTTCGTTTCCCACACCTTAACAATCTTACCAATGTCTGGCTCCTCTTCACCATGACGATACATGTAAACACAATCATATAAGTTGAATTCGACTCCAGCATAAGTGAATGACTTGTAAAATTGGACATCCTTGTTAAGGGCACCCTTTCCCTTCTTGGCACCCCAACTAAATTCGGGACTATCTTCTTCCACTGCTTCTTGACGGGGGAACATTTGATACTTATCACAATTTGATGTTAATCTTTCGAAGATCTGGAATGGAAAGACATATGCCTGTCATTGACAACTAACAACCATCTAAAAAAGTAGATGTGCACATACTACAATTACATAAAAGCATAATAATATGCAAAGACCCAAAATTCATAGAGAATTCGAAGAAAGCAGAAAGCCACACACTGAGACCTCGCTTTAGAAGAAGGAAACAAAGAAAGCAAACAAAGGTAGACTCCAAAAGAACAAgccattcaaagaaaaaatgttCTATGTTCCCTCTTAAGTATCATTTTCAGTTTGAAGTGGGATTCAATAATTGAACATATAATAAAACTCAAAAGAGTATCTTAGCACATTACATAGAACTTGTTTTTTCTTAGAAAAGAAGATGGAGCATCGCGATGACT
This window of the Solanum pennellii chromosome 2, SPENNV200 genome carries:
- the LOC107010034 gene encoding protein ANTI-SILENCING 1-like; amino-acid sequence: MVGKCLAASISSIANMEKLLYFDLCFAYTFSGARHGSVYRKDSEFSIKTLIDDAMKEKIFRSRNENLITLAELSHFLQKQVPYREEEDDTLTPIFERLTSNCDKYQMFPRQEAVEEDSPEFSWGAKKGKGALNKDVQFYKSFTYAGVEFNLYDCVYMYRHGEEEPDIGKIVKVWETKTRKRLVKVVWFFRPTEVTHWLGNTKVLDNELLLASGEGVGLSNCNPLEAITGKCNVVCISIDRRNPQPKDRDLETAEFLFYRTFDVGTQEISEEFPSSIAQIEVEHFFNKVTDLMQPLHYGGKASLDKPHSFGGATVKTTLKDDQPGRNSQSTLPRVALVKQTKSSTKDVAMARTDKCTTISQCQVTELVERGGQGRQGNVSKTDKTVARTEVKHSYCTPSTNALKKRKLQHLSDTTAFDQHKIMKSTNQVIEVTTRAKEAASTWFNEGPWYDRLQAAQKRGTLVLLENLDPSYASTEVEDIVWHALRQKVSAKMVPHNTFSNPLNGKAFVIFKSSEAAETAIFELKRTCLMLGDGRPVVARRGTIQEPVKSKDFPGHLSIEKINFQKLGEEMRKAVSTSHYAQSNTIEHELAVEWRVLQEQSSRWWKALHQEQAAEIEQLSSKLKNPIKNSV